Sequence from the Sphingomonas sp. SORGH_AS_0950 genome:
AGCCCTGGACGCGGAAATCGTCGAGGACGTTTTCCAGCAACCGCGCGTTGCGCTCCAGCGCCGCCTTGTCGATCGTCCCCGCCGGAGAGGGCGGCGCGGGGGTCAGCAGGTCCAGGCCAGGCAGCTGATAGGGCGCGTCGCGATCCGCCGCCGCCTTGGGCCGTGCGGGCGCAGGCGCGACCTGCCGGTCGGCGATGACGGGGGCGGGACGATCCTCGCGCACCGGCACCGCCTTGCGCGCCAGGGTCAGCGGCTCCTCTTCGTCCTCCTCGTCGTCATAGAGCGCCGCATCCTCATCGTCCCAGGCCACGCCCTCGCCATCCTCGCTCAAGGCGCGACGGCGGCGCAGGCGCGCCAGCCCGCGCTCGGCGATGTCGAGTTCCAGGCTGCGTCCCCAGATCAGCGCGCCGCCGACGCCCAGCGCCAGCCCGATCGCCGCCGATCCCCAGGTGACGACCGCCGCCTGTCCGCTGAACGCCAGTGCCCAGCGCACCAGGTTCGCCACCGACAGGCCGATCACCCCGCCCCATCCGGCGGGCAGCGCCAGCACCGCCGAATCGGAGACGAAGGACAGCGCGCACGCCATCATCGCGGTGCCGATCACCGCCTGGCGCAGCATCCGCACCCAGCGCCCCGCCGGGCGGTCGCGCCACAGCCGGGTCGCGACGATCGGCCCGACCGGCAGGATCAGGGCGACGGCGGGCCCGAACAGGGTCAGCGCGATATCGGCGATCCACGCGCCGGGCAGCCCCATCCAGTTGGCGGGGGCCGCGCCCGACGCGGTGTTGAGCGCGGGATCGCTGGCGCGGTAGCTGGCCAGCGCCAGCACCAGCATCAGCGTGACGGCGAACAGCGCGATCGCGGCGACCAGCGCGCCGCTGCGCACCGCGCCCGCCTTCACCGTCTCGCGCCATAAAACCGGCTGCGCGCGGCTGGCCATGGGATGTAATCCTTCAGGAATGTCCGAAAATGCGGGAAAATTCATCGCCCCTGACGGTTCCTACGTCAAGGCGCGGGACGGTCTGCACATTGTTTGCCGCCGCATGAAGGTCTAGGAGCATGCGCATGGATAGCGACGTCATCATCCTCGGCGGCGGCCTGGTCGGCGCGACTCTGGGTGTCGGTCTGGCCGCGCATGGCCTGTCTTCGATCATCGTCGATCCGGCCGATCCGGCGGTCGTGCTGGCCCCCGGTTTCGACGGGCGCGCCTCGGCGGTCGCCTCGGCCAGCTGGCGGATGCTCGATGCGATCGGGATCGGCGCGAAGCTGGCGGGCAAGGGTTGCGAGATCCGGCACATCCGGGTCAGCGACGGGCTGGAGCCGGGCGCGCTCGATTTCATCCCCGATGCCGATGACGGCGCGCTGGGCACGATGTTCGAGAACAAGCTGCTGCGCCGCGCGATCCACGAGGCCGCCAACGAAGCCGAACGGGTCGACCTGCGGATGCAGACCCGCGCGGTGTCGGTCGAGCGTGGCCCGGCGGGCGTCACCGCGATTCTCAGCGACGGCACCACGGTCCGCGCACCGCTGCTGGTCGCCGCCGAGGGTCGCCAGTCGCCGACGCGCGAGGCGGCGGGGATCAAGGTCGCGCGCTGGTCCTATGACCATAAGGCGATCATCAGCGCCTTCCACCATGAGGTGGCGCACGAGAATATCGCGTTCGAAATCTTCTATCCCAGCGGCCCGTTCGCGCTGCTGCCCCTGCCCGATGACGAGATCGGGCATCGCTCGGCGATCGTCTGGTCGGTGCCGGGGCGCGACGGCGACGCGATGCTGAAACTGTCCGACCGCGCCTTTCTGGCCGAGGCAGAGAAGAGCATGGGCGGATTCCTGGGCAAGCTCAGCCATGCGTCCCCGCGTTCGGCCTATCCGCTGGGCTTCCACCGCGCCGCGACGATGACGGGCGAGCGGCTGGTGCTGGTCGGCGACTCGGCGCATGGCATCCACCCGATTGCGGGGCAGGGCGTGAACCTCGGCTATCGCGACGTCGCCGCGCTGGTCGAGGTGCTGGTCGAGGGCAAGCGGACCGGCATGGATCTGGGCGATGCCGCGCTGCTCCAGCGTTACCAGCAGTGGCGCGGGCTCGACACGCTGATGGTCTCGGTGGCGACCGACAGCTTCAACCGCATCTTCGGCGTGCCCGGCAAAACCGCCAGCGCGGTCCGGCGGCTGGGCATCACCGCGATCAACCATATCCCGCCGCTCAAGAACCGCTTCATGGCCGAGGCGCGTGGCGAGACCGGGCAGCTGCCCCGGCTGTTGCAGGGCGTGATGGTGTAACCGATCAGGGACGATTCGATGCGGCACGAGATCATTCCCTGCCTCCGGTACGAGGATGCCCCGCGCGCCATCGAATTTCTCTGCACCGCCTTCGGCTTCGTGCGGCAGGCGGTCTTTGCCGATCCCGACGATCCGACGATCATCCATCATGCCCAACTGGTGTGGCAGGACCGCATGGTGATGGTGTCGAGCGCGCTGTTCACGCCCCATGCCGCCGTGGCGGGATCGAAGACACCGACCCAGGCGGGCGGGGTGACGATGGACCTGTATCTGGTCGTCGCCGATGTCGATGCCCATGCCGACCAGGCACGCGCCGCGGGTGCGACGATCATCGCCGGGCCCGAGGACAAGCCCCATGGCGGGCGCGGCTATGCCGTGCGGGACCCGGAAGGCCATGTCTGGAGTTTCGGCAGCTATGATCCCTGGGCCTGATTATCCCACCCGACCCGACCGCCAACCGATCCGCGACCGCCGCCAGACCGGCGTAGCCCGTGGCATGGCCGCCGCGCTGGCGGTCGTGCTGCTGACCTTGCTGGTCAGTTGGAGCCTGGCCCATCCCCTGTCCGCGACCGACCGGGTGCTGCGCGCGGTGGCGGCTTCGACGGTCGCGGCACTGTGGCTGGCGGCGGCGATCGGCCATGTCGCGGCGCTGCGCTTCGACTCGCCCGCCGATATCGACAGCGCGGCGAGCGGCAGTCCCGATTCGCCGCGAGTAGCGGTGGCCAATGCGGTGCTGCGCAACACGCTGGAACAGGTGGTGCTGGCGATCCCCGCCTATCTGGCGCTCGCCTGGGTGGTGGAGGGGTCGGGGGCGATGGTGCCGATGCTGGCGGCGTTGTTCTCGGTGGGACGGACGCTGTTCTGGGCGAATTACGCGCGGGGTGCGACGGCGCGGGCGTTTGGATTTGCGCTCACTTTCTATTCGAGCGTGGCGGCGCTGGTTATCGTGCTGGTGGCGTTGGTGGGCAGGCTGATCTGACCACCCCCCACCCTCCGTTCAGCCTGAGCGAAGTCGAAGGCTAAGGGAAACCTTCGCAATGAGCGCGGAACGTGCACTTCGACTTCGCTCAGTGCGAACGGAGGTGGGGATCAGAGTTCCCGCGCTTCCTCGACCAGCATCACCGGCACGCCGTCGCGGATCGGATAGGCCAGCCCCGCCGCCTCCGACACCAGTTCCTGGGCGACTTCGTCATAGCGCAGCGGCGTCCGCGTCACCGGGCAGACCAGCCGTTCGAGCAGCCAGGGGTCCAGGCTCATTGCAGCGTCACCCGATCCTCGCCGTCATGGCGACCGAAAAATTGCATCAGCTGGATGATCAGCTCGGCGCGCTGCTCCAGATCGGGCGCCTCGAGCAGCGCCTGCTTGGCGGCGATGTCGAAGGGCGCGATCTGCGCGATGCCGTTGACCAGGCTCTCGTCATCCAGCCGCCCGACCGCGTCCCAATCGACCGCATAGCCCTGAAGCTCGGCAAAGCGGCGCGATTCCTGCTCCAGCGAGGCGCGGCGGCCGAGCGACAACAGGTCCTCGTCCACCACCGGCAGCAACTCCGCCTCGACCTGACGGAAGGGCGTCGTCACCGTCAGCTCGCGGACGATGCGGAACAGCGACACCCCCTCCAGCACGAGGTTGTAGCGGCCATCCTCCATCGCCTCGACCTCGGCGATGCGGCCGACACAGCCCATCTGGTAGAGGCTGGGCGTATCGCCATCGCCCGAGGGCTGGACCATGCCGATCCGCCGGTCGCGCGCCATCGCGTCGGAGACGAGCGCCCGGTAGCGCGGCTCGAAGATGTGCAGCGGCAGCGGCATCCCCGGAAAGAGGATCGCACCCGCCAGCGGAAAGATCGAGAGCCGCGCCATGGGGCGTTATCCGAACAGGATGGCGGACAGCCGCCGCCGCTGCTGCGACACCCAGGGGTCGGTCATGCCGACCACCTCGAACAGCTTGAGCAGCTGCTGCCGCGCGGCATCCTCGTTCCAGCTGCGGTCGGCGGCAACGATGTGGAGCAGATTGTCCGCCGCACCGTCACGGTCGCCCGCCGCCATCTGCGCGTTCGCCAGCGCGAACCGCTTCTCGTGATCGTCCGGATCAGCCGCGACCTCGGCCGCCAGACCGGCATAATCCGCCGCCGGTGGGGCCGAACGCGCCAGCGCGACCGCAGCCATCGCGCGGTGGATGGCGGGGTCTTTGGCAAGCTCCTGCGGCAGCGCCTCGGTCGCGGCCTCGGCCTCCTCGACCCGGCCCGCGCCGAGCAGCGCGCGGATATGCCCCGACAGCACGGCGGGATGGTCGGGCGCCATGTCGAGCAGCTGCTGGAAGATCGACACCGCGCGCTCGGCGTCACCGGCCTCCAGCACTTCCTCGCCCATCGCGATCAGCGGTTCCAGCTCGGCCGCCGCGTCCGCCGCCTCCGACTGGATCGGCAATTGCTTGAGCAGCTGGTCCAGCGTCGCGCGCAACGCGCTTTCGGTGCGCGCGCTGGTCAGGTCGGCGACCAGCTGCCCCTGGAACATCGCATAGACGGTGGGGATCGATCGGATCTGGAATTGGTTGGCGATGAACTGGTTCTTGTCGGTGTCGATCTTGGCCAGCACCACGCCCTTGTCGGCATAGTCGGCGGCGACCTTTTCCAGCGTCGGGCCCAGCGCCTTGCACGGCCCGCACCATTCGGCCCAGAAATCGAGGATGACCAGCTTGGTCATCGACGGCTCTACGACATCGCGGCGGAAGGCGGTGACGGCCTCCTTCTCGGCGGGCGACATTCCCAACGTGGCCAAAAGACGCTCCTTTACGTGTTGCCCACCCTATGTGGGCGAGGGCGGTCGGTAATGAAAGGCCGAAGCCGCAATCAGCCGTTCAGCCGTGCGATCGTCCGGTCGCGCCCGATCAGCGGCAGGAGCGCGGCCATGTCCGGCCCCTGCGCGCGGCCGGTCAGCGCCAGGCGCAGCGGCAGGAACAGCGTCTTGCCCTTGCGCCCCGTGGCGTCCTTCAGCGCGGCGGTCAGCGCGTGCCAGGGGTCGTTCGCCCAGTCGATCCGCGCGGCGACCTCCGCCGCCTGCGCCAGATAAGCGCGGTCGTCCCCGGCGGGCTCCGGCGCATCGACCGGCCCCTCGATCACCTGCCACCAGTCCGCCGCCTCGGCGACGGTGGCGAGGTTCGGGCGCACCGCCTCCCATTCCGCCTCGCCCATGCCGGTGGGCAGCCGCTTCGCGACCGCTTCGTAAGGCGTCTGGTGCAGGATACGCGCATTCAGCTGCGCCAGTTCGCCCTCGTCGAAGCGCGCGGGCGCGCGGCCGAAGCGCGTGAAATCGAACCCGGCGATCAGCGGGGCCATGTCGGCGACCGGCTCGACCGGATCGCTGGTCCCGATCCGTGCGAGGAGCGCGCGCACCGCCTGCGGCTCGATGCCAATCTCCCGGAAGTGATCGACGCCCAGCGAGCCGAGTCGCTTGGACAGCTTGCCCTCGTTGCCGGTCAGCAGCGCGGCATGGGCGAAGCGCGGCAATTCGGCCCCCAGCGCCTGGAACATCTGAATCTGGAGCGCGGTGTTGGAGACATGGTCCTCGCCGCGCACCACCTGGGTCACGCCCATGTCGATATCGTCGATGACCGAGGGGAGCATGTAGAGCCAGCTGCCGTCGGCGCGGCGGATCACCGGATCGCTCATCGTCGCGGGGTCGAAACGCTGGGCCCCGCGCACCGCATCGTCCCATTCGATCGCCGCGCCGTGATCGAGCTTGAACCGCCAGTGCGGGCGAACGCCCTCGCCTTCCAGCTTCGCCCGATCCTCGTCGGTCAGGGCCAGCGCGGCGCGGTCGTACACCGGGGGCAGGCCGCGCCCGAGCTGAATCTTGCGCTTCAGGTCGAGTTCCTGCGCGCTTTCATAGGCGGGGTACACATGGCCGCTCGCGACC
This genomic interval carries:
- a CDS encoding Trm112 family protein; amino-acid sequence: MSLDPWLLERLVCPVTRTPLRYDEVAQELVSEAAGLAYPIRDGVPVMLVEEAREL
- a CDS encoding MAPEG family protein, which gives rise to MIPGPDYPTRPDRQPIRDRRQTGVARGMAAALAVVLLTLLVSWSLAHPLSATDRVLRAVAASTVAALWLAAAIGHVAALRFDSPADIDSAASGSPDSPRVAVANAVLRNTLEQVVLAIPAYLALAWVVEGSGAMVPMLAALFSVGRTLFWANYARGATARAFGFALTFYSSVAALVIVLVALVGRLI
- a CDS encoding LON peptidase substrate-binding domain-containing protein, which gives rise to MARLSIFPLAGAILFPGMPLPLHIFEPRYRALVSDAMARDRRIGMVQPSGDGDTPSLYQMGCVGRIAEVEAMEDGRYNLVLEGVSLFRIVRELTVTTPFRQVEAELLPVVDEDLLSLGRRASLEQESRRFAELQGYAVDWDAVGRLDDESLVNGIAQIAPFDIAAKQALLEAPDLEQRAELIIQLMQFFGRHDGEDRVTLQ
- the gltX gene encoding glutamate--tRNA ligase; amino-acid sequence: MTVTRFAPSPTGRLHVGNIRTALHNWMYAQKAGGRFLLRIDDTDAERSEERYVDAIRADLQWLGLNPDAEVRQSQRFALYEARFAELVASGHVYPAYESAQELDLKRKIQLGRGLPPVYDRAALALTDEDRAKLEGEGVRPHWRFKLDHGAAIEWDDAVRGAQRFDPATMSDPVIRRADGSWLYMLPSVIDDIDMGVTQVVRGEDHVSNTALQIQMFQALGAELPRFAHAALLTGNEGKLSKRLGSLGVDHFREIGIEPQAVRALLARIGTSDPVEPVADMAPLIAGFDFTRFGRAPARFDEGELAQLNARILHQTPYEAVAKRLPTGMGEAEWEAVRPNLATVAEAADWWQVIEGPVDAPEPAGDDRAYLAQAAEVAARIDWANDPWHALTAALKDATGRKGKTLFLPLRLALTGRAQGPDMAALLPLIGRDRTIARLNG
- a CDS encoding UbiH/UbiF/VisC/COQ6 family ubiquinone biosynthesis hydroxylase, whose product is MDSDVIILGGGLVGATLGVGLAAHGLSSIIVDPADPAVVLAPGFDGRASAVASASWRMLDAIGIGAKLAGKGCEIRHIRVSDGLEPGALDFIPDADDGALGTMFENKLLRRAIHEAANEAERVDLRMQTRAVSVERGPAGVTAILSDGTTVRAPLLVAAEGRQSPTREAAGIKVARWSYDHKAIISAFHHEVAHENIAFEIFYPSGPFALLPLPDDEIGHRSAIVWSVPGRDGDAMLKLSDRAFLAEAEKSMGGFLGKLSHASPRSAYPLGFHRAATMTGERLVLVGDSAHGIHPIAGQGVNLGYRDVAALVEVLVEGKRTGMDLGDAALLQRYQQWRGLDTLMVSVATDSFNRIFGVPGKTASAVRRLGITAINHIPPLKNRFMAEARGETGQLPRLLQGVMV
- a CDS encoding VOC family protein, which translates into the protein MRHEIIPCLRYEDAPRAIEFLCTAFGFVRQAVFADPDDPTIIHHAQLVWQDRMVMVSSALFTPHAAVAGSKTPTQAGGVTMDLYLVVADVDAHADQARAAGATIIAGPEDKPHGGRGYAVRDPEGHVWSFGSYDPWA
- a CDS encoding tetratricopeptide repeat protein, with protein sequence MSPAEKEAVTAFRRDVVEPSMTKLVILDFWAEWCGPCKALGPTLEKVAADYADKGVVLAKIDTDKNQFIANQFQIRSIPTVYAMFQGQLVADLTSARTESALRATLDQLLKQLPIQSEAADAAAELEPLIAMGEEVLEAGDAERAVSIFQQLLDMAPDHPAVLSGHIRALLGAGRVEEAEAATEALPQELAKDPAIHRAMAAVALARSAPPAADYAGLAAEVAADPDDHEKRFALANAQMAAGDRDGAADNLLHIVAADRSWNEDAARQQLLKLFEVVGMTDPWVSQQRRRLSAILFG